From Deltaproteobacteria bacterium, the proteins below share one genomic window:
- a CDS encoding flavodoxin family protein: MNVLAFNGSPRMKKGVTDSLLQIFLKGAASAGARTETVYIARQKINYCIGCFNCWFVHPGKCVHDDDMATIRKKIKAADIIVLGSPVYFDGFTAQMKTMLDRLIAGGMPFIENRDGHARHPSRGKEKKIRKLLLLSTCGFGERDNFDPMIRHMQAIAANFATGEYMGALVRPMGGAMEMLQPEKPDEVNAVRDAFYRAGVEAVSKGAVSAELQDAVAAPLISFEEFMGRMNARFKKMIAENAAKLS; this comes from the coding sequence ATGAACGTGTTGGCCTTCAACGGCAGTCCCAGGATGAAAAAGGGGGTCACCGACTCCCTGCTGCAGATTTTTTTAAAGGGTGCCGCATCCGCCGGCGCTCGGACGGAGACGGTGTATATCGCCCGGCAGAAGATAAACTACTGCATCGGCTGCTTCAATTGCTGGTTCGTGCACCCGGGGAAATGCGTTCACGACGACGACATGGCGACGATCCGGAAAAAAATAAAGGCGGCCGACATTATCGTGTTAGGCAGCCCGGTCTACTTTGACGGTTTCACCGCCCAGATGAAGACCATGCTGGACAGGCTCATCGCCGGCGGAATGCCCTTTATCGAGAATCGTGACGGGCACGCGCGTCACCCCAGCCGGGGTAAGGAAAAGAAGATCCGCAAACTCCTGCTCCTTTCCACCTGCGGTTTCGGGGAAAGGGACAACTTCGATCCCATGATCCGGCACATGCAGGCCATCGCCGCCAACTTTGCCACGGGCGAGTACATGGGCGCGCTCGTCCGCCCCATGGGTGGCGCCATGGAGATGCTGCAGCCGGAAAAGCCGGACGAGGTCAATGCGGTTCGCGACGCCTTTTACAGGGCCGGCGTGGAGGCGGTGTCCAAAGGGGCCGTATCCGCCGAACTGCAGGATGCCGTTGCGGCGCCGCTGATATCCTTCGAAGAATTTATGGGGCGGATGAACGCGCGTTTTAAAAAGATGATTGCCGAGAACGCGGCCAAGCTGTCATAA